The following are encoded together in the Onychostoma macrolepis isolate SWU-2019 chromosome 03, ASM1243209v1, whole genome shotgun sequence genome:
- the LOC131537198 gene encoding uncharacterized protein LOC131537198, translating into MLDFWKDNFQMITLTQIMRQRDDLAYAELLNRLRVKQKHAKLTDADKCMLEAVIRSSPEECPIDALHIYATNKEVDSHNTEVISSHFSDIINIDAHDYKKDPRTGEMKRQAVPLKGDKRDLIDTLQIAIGARVMLTRNIDVEDGLVNGTFGNVAKLTAQTRGGVSVVQLIGLHLDNVTAGQKHRNKAPDGDDNIVYIERSEEPLKKKGTVRRQFPMKLAFACTIHKVQGMTTDCAVVSLKRIFESGMAYVALSRTTTLSGLHITDFDEKKIFCDPEIRASLENMPKADFHNIQPILHIVQDSKMSSALKIIHHNTEGLECHMDDLKCHHELLLADVLCLTETHLSGSAVPAYLQLDGYTMYKRNRHASYTNYVHLANKSGGGVAIYVKNSFQVSPLMYIQNVTDLEYLVLKIKAPKQALLAVIYRPPSYNLADFLANLNALLTSLEIMDFRPVIVCGDFNEDQLSHCNKPILNLFEDKGYTQLISTGTTENNTLLDPVFISGAHSNVRAGVLQTYYSYHDPVYCVLE; encoded by the coding sequence ATGCTAGACTTCTGGAAAGATAACTTTCAAATGATAACACTGACACAGATAATGAGGCAGAGAGATGATCTTGCATATGCTGAGCTTCTCAACCGTCTGAGGGTGAAACAGAAGCACGCAAAACTGACTGATGCAGATAAGTGCATGTTAGAAGCAGTCATAAGATCCTCACCTGAAGAGTGTCCTATTGATGCATTACACATCTATGCAACCAATAAAGAGGTAGACAGTCATAACACTGAAGTCATATCCTCACACTTTTcagatattattaatattgatgCGCATGACTACAAAAAAGATCCACGAACAGGTGAAATGAAAAGGCAAGCTGTACCATTAAAAGGAGACAAACGTGATCTAATTGACACACTACAGATTGCTATTGGTGCACGAGTGATGCTTACCAGAAATATTGATGTAGAAGATGGACTGGTTAATGGGACTTTTGGCAATGTGGCAAAATTAACAGCTCAAACTCGAGGTGGTGTTTCTGTTGTTCAATTAATTGGTCTTCATCTAGATAATGTGACTGCTGGACAGAAACATCGCAACAAAGCACCTGATGGAGATGACAATATTGTCTATATTGAGAGGTCAGAGgaaccactgaaaaaaaaaggaacagtTCGAAGGCAATTCCCCATGAAACTTGCTTTTGCATGCACAATCCATAAAGTCCAAGGAATGACAACTGATTGTGCTGTCGTATCTCTGAAGCGCATATTTGAATCAGGCATGGCATATGTTGCACTCAGCAGAACAACAACACTCAGCGGACTGCATATTACTgactttgatgaaaagaaaatctTCTGTGATCCAGAAATAAGGGCCTCCTTGGAAAACATGCCAAAAGCAGATTTTCACAACATTCAACCCATCCTTCATATTGTACAGGATTCAAAAATGAGTTCAGCTCTTAAAATCATTCATCATAACACAGAGGGACTGGAGTGTCATATGGATGATTTGAAATGCCACCATGAACTTTTACTGGCTGATGTTTTGTGTCTCACCGAAACACACCTGTCAGGCTCAGCTGTTCCTGCATACCTCCAACTGGATGGGTACACCATGTACAAACGCAACAGACATGCATCCTACACAAACTACGTCCATTTGGCAAATAAGAGTGGTGGTGGAGTGGCCATTTATGTGAAGAACAGCTTTCAAGTTTCTCCTCTGATGTACATCCAGAATGTTACTGACCTGGAATATTTGGTTTTGAAGATAAAAGCCCCCAAACAAGCACTTCTTGCAGTGATCTACAGACCACCCAGTTATAATTTAGCAGACTTTTTGGCAAACCTGAATGCCCTCTTGACATCTCTGGAGATCATGGATTTCAGGCCTGTTATAGTGTGTGGAGACTTTAATGAAGATCAGCTGTCTCACTGCAACAAACCTATTCTCAATTTGTTTGAAGATAAAGGATACACACAGCTAATCAGCACTGGGACAACAGAAAACAACACTCTTCTGGATCCTGTGTTCATAAGCGGTGCACACTCAAACGTCAGAGCAGGAGTTCTACAGACATACTACAGCTATCATGATCCTGTGTATTGCGTTTTAGAGTAG